Proteins from a genomic interval of Rosa chinensis cultivar Old Blush chromosome 2, RchiOBHm-V2, whole genome shotgun sequence:
- the LOC112188139 gene encoding protein LURP-one-related 11, with translation MAKVHPQAPLSSSSPGYFTSKQETFTIWMKSLILNGHGCTVFDSNGQIVYRVDNYDSRGRAKVHLMDLKGQILFTILRKKSKFLGVWEGYRSSNGKEINLKNTPRFQVRRSFKGKSACKVIVGLDKNQIQQYRIESWSKGKSACKILDKFGRLVAEVKRKQSTCGVVLGEDVLTLVVEPFMDHSLIVGLLVVYGLINRKL, from the exons ATGGCAAAGGTTCATCCCCAAGCACCactttcttcttcatccccTGGCTACTTCACTTCAAAACAAGAAACATTCACTATATGGATGAAGTCTCTCATATTGAATGGCCATGGTTGCACTGTTTTTGATTCTAACGGTCAGATCGTGTATCGTGTAGATAATTACGACTCTAGAGGTAGAGCTAAAGTTCATCTTATGGATTTGAAAGGCCAAATTCTATTCACCATACTAAGAAAG aaatccaaatttcttggtGTCTGGGAGGGATACAGATCCAGTAATGGTAAAGAGATCAACCTGAAAAATACACCCAGGTTTCAAGTTAGGAGAAGCTTTAAAGGCAAGTCAGCATGTAAAGTCATCGTGGGACTAGACAAGAATCAAATACAGCAATACAGAATAGAGAGCTGGAGTAAAGGAAAGTCAGCCTGCAAGATACTAGACAAGTTTGGAAGACTTGTTGCAGAG GTAAAGAGAAAGCAGTCAACATGTGGAGTGGTACTAGGAGAAGATGTTTTGACACTGGTGGTAGAGCCCTTCATGGATCACTCTCTTATAGTAGGGCTTCTTGTTGTGTATGGTCTCATCAACCGTAAATTGTGA
- the LOC112184781 gene encoding protein FAR1-RELATED SEQUENCE 5-like, which produces MESEDDQVYIPQVKAELMPKLHQEFETIDEVATFYNRYTKEAGFSIRSHSSATNKDNTQLMRKEYVCYKQGTSKVQGEKCKKGLPQVGCKARIAVVRKESGRYAISVFVEGHNHPLTSPPRGHLLRSHHRVSKVNTVLSQQLSLEFLKGMPGNAPENAPKMIITDKDPAMTKAISEALPQTFHRYCSWHILNKFSEKLDAIKYRDYYQDFYSCIWNSSSTEEFDSRWTEIIEKSRLSDNKWLQSIYEIRSSWIPAHFERGLLHQRYHELEKDHINIDEKARTVMSLDIEDHMAKIYARKIFYEVQEQLRESFKYKLELLRENVTHCVFKVMRKNLDTMKSRELTYEKDSDFASCSCRKFESEGLSCSHVFSYLIKIQDVDKLPTQYILKRWTKDARQSLVLDSDGMEIKDNKALLARRTKLLQHATNAIDKAMVSEEASQLFMKSLDAFLENIKTLIGNESQQNVVVLETKVDNVQHIFNEPDQVRAKGCGRRLKKGKEKRKVKVKDSQGRQCHGCGLFGQSHDKRNCPTLHGKPAINKDGESSSTNMDEESSSTCSL; this is translated from the exons ATGGAGTCAGAGGATGATCAGGTTTATATTCCTCAAGTAAAAGCAGAGTTGATGCCTAAATTACACCAAGAGTTTGAAACAATAGATGAGGTTGCTACTTTCTACAATAGATATACAAAAGAAGCAGGGTTCAGTATTAGAAGTCATTCTAGTGCAACCAACAAAGATAATACCCAACTTATGAGGAAGGAGTATGTTTGTTATAAGCAAGGAACTTCCAAGGTTCAAGGAGAAAAATGTAAGAAAGGATTACCACAAGTGGGTTGTAAAGCAAGAATTGCAGTTGTGAGAAAGGAGTCTGGAAGATATGCAATCTCTGTATTTGTCGAAGGTCACAACCACCCATTAACAAGCCCACCTAGAGGACATTTGTTGAGATCTCACCATCGTGTTTCAAAAGTTAACACAGTTCTATCACAACAACTAAGCTTG GAATTTCTGAAGGGTATGCCAGGAAATGCCCCAGAAAATGCCCCCAAAATGATTATTACTGACAAAGATCCTGCTATGACTAAAGCGATTTCAGAAGCACTCCCACAAACATTTCATAGATATTGCAGTTGGCACATTCTAAATAAGTTTTCTGAGAAGCTAGATGCAATTAAATATCGGGATTACTACCAAGACTTTTATAGCTGCATATGGAATTCAAGTAGTACAGAGGAGTTTGACTCAAGATGGACTGAAATTATTGAGAAAAGTAGGTTGAGTGATAACAAGTGGTTGCAGTCAATATATGAAATTCGTTCATCATGGATACCAGCACAT TTTGAGAGGGGACTTCTTCATCAACGCTATCATGAGTTAGAGAAGGATCATATCAATATTGATGAGAAGGCAAGAACTGTCATGTCACTTGACATTGAAGATCATATGGCCAAGATTTATGCACGTAAGATATTTTATGAAGTTCAAGAACAGTTGAGAGAGAGCTTCAAATATAAACTAGAACTTCTAAGAGAAAATGTCACTCATTGTGTATTTAAGGTTATGCGAAAGAACCTTGATACTATGAAGTCTCGTGAACTGACTTATGAAAAAGACTCTGATTTTGCATCATGCAGCTGTAGAAAGTTTGAGAGTGAAGGGCTGTCGTGTTCACATGTTTTTTCATATTTGATTAAAATCCAAGATGTTGATAAATTGCCTACTCAGTACATCTTGAAGAGATGGACTAAAGATGCAAGACAGAGTCTTGTGTTAGATTCTGATGGAATGGAAATTAAAGACAACAAAGCTTTACTTGCAAGGAGGACTAAACTATTGCAGCATGCTACAAATGCAATTGATAAGGCAATGGTGAGTGAGGAGGCTAGCCAGCTCTTTATGAAATCCTTGGATGCTTTCTTGGAGAATATTAAAACATTGATTGGTAACGAAAGCCAACAAAATGTAGTAGTTCTGGAGACCAAGGTTGATAATGTTCAGCATATTTTTAATGAACCAGATCAAGTGAGGGCAAAAGGGTGTGGAAGAAGgttgaagaaaggaaaagagaagaggaaagTTAAGGTAAAGGACAGTCAAGGTAGGCAATGCCATGGATGTGGACTATTTGGCCAGTCACATGACAAAAGAAATTGTCCAACACTTCATGGAAA ACCTGCTATTAACAAAGATGGGGAGTCAAGTTCCACCAATATGGATGAGGAGTCAAGTTCAACATGCTCTTTGTGA